A region from the Triticum urartu cultivar G1812 chromosome 1, Tu2.1, whole genome shotgun sequence genome encodes:
- the LOC125532521 gene encoding uncharacterized protein LOC125532521, with translation MECNKDAALVAKEAAERKFETMTTIFKHATSRARKRKQNVGSETSAVHHNVHMPFQANEAPMPQTENVHAVQTENQDGSSARNFQWSPLCMAGGNILASSNTGASEFQHVNGGRDGKLQPHTNISLSKSFRKDEMRKLLIKKAKSGLTEKLRKIITNRNDSGTKTDAEKEEDHPSTYIVPDPHFHDFDKDRTEESFQSGQVWASYGDKDGMPHCYVLIKKRLSLSPFKLGINFLHGARTSNEFGSFDWVSSDLRKTCGDFRIGTYETCSALNAFSHQITWDKGPRGIISIYPRKGDIWAVYRNWSPDWNGNTPDNVMQVYDLVEVLDNYDAEHGISVAALIKVAGFRTVFRRYPDGYAIKRIMKEEMLRFSHQVPFYRMTEEEAPDVPMGCYEIDPAALSKELLEEITEAVEEGNEILGEEAI, from the coding sequence ATGGAGTGCAACAAGGATGCGGCCCTTGTTGCAAAGGAGGCTGCGGAGAGGAAGTTTGAAACTATGACTACCATCTTCAAACATGCTACTTCCAGGGCAAGGAAAAGGAAGCAGAATGTAGGATCAGAAACATCCGCAGTGCACCATAACGTCCATATGCCGTTCCAAGCAAACGAGGCACCAATGCCGCAAACAGAGAATGTTCATGCGGTACAAACTGAGAATCAAGATGGAAGCAGTGCTAGAAATTTTCAGTGGAGTCCACTATGTATGGCAGGTGGAAATATTCTGGCTTCTAGCAACACTGGAGCCTCAGAGTTTCAACATGTTAATGGTGGGCGCGATGGGAAACTGCAACCTCATACCAACATCAGCCTAAGCAAGTCCTTTCGTAAGGATGAAATGAGAAAACTTTTGATTAAAAAAGCAAAGAGTGGTTTAACTGAGAAGCTGAGGAAGATTATAACTAACAGGAATGATTCTGGTACAAAAACAGATGCTGAAAAAGAAGAGGATCACCCATCCACATATATTGTTCCTGATCCTCATTTTCATGATTTTGATAAGGATCGTACCGAGGAATCTTTTCAGAGTGGTCAAGTTTGGGCTTCGTATGGTGACAAAGATGGCATGCCTCACTGTTATGTGCTCATTAAGAAACGTCTGTCCTTATCACCATTTAAGCTCGGAATAAATTTTCTCCACGGCGCAAGGACGAGCAATGAATTTGGGTCTTTCGATTGGGTTTCTTCTGATTTAAGAAAGACGTGTGGTGATTTCAGGATTGGCACGTATGAAACCTGCAGTGCATTGAACGCATTCTCTCACCAGATTACATGGGATAAAGGTCCTCGTGGGATAATCAGCATTTATCCACGGAAAGGCGACATATGGGCCGTGTACCGGAACTGGTcacctgattggaatggaaataCTCCTGATAATGTGATGCAAGTCTATGATCTGGTTGAGGTTCTGGATAATTATGATGCTGAGCACGGCATTTCTGTTGCCGCATTGATCAAGGTTGCTGGATTCAGAACGGTTTTTCGACGCTACCCGGATGGGTATGCCATCAAGAGGATTATGAAAGAAGAGATGCTTCGGTTTTCACACCAGGTTCCTTTTTACAGGATGACAGAGGAAGAAGCTCCAGATGTGCCCATGGGTTGCTATGAGATAGACCCAGCTGCTCTTTCTAAAGAGCTCCTTGAGGAGATCACAGAGGCAGTGGAGGAGGGTAACGAGATACTGGGGGAAGAAGCTATATAG